Sequence from the Deltaproteobacteria bacterium genome:
GTGGTCAACGAGCTCCGCCCGCAGGAGCGCAACGTCGCCATGGTGTTCCAGGACTACGCGCTCTATCCCTACCTCTCGGCGCGCGGCAACCTCGAGTTTCCGCTGAAGATGCGCCGGCTCTCGCGGGCGGACATGCGGCAGCGGGTCGAGCGCGTCGCGGGCCTGCTCGACATCAGCTCGCTCCTCGACCGCCTGCCGAAGCAGCTCTCGGGCGGGCAGCGGCAGCGCATCGC
This genomic interval carries:
- a CDS encoding ABC transporter ATP-binding protein — translated: MARVELEHVDKVYPGGTRGLSALTLAIDDGELAVLVGPSGCGKSTVLRLIAGLEEATAGTIRIGDRVVNELRPQERNVAMVFQDYALYPYLSARGNLEFPLKMRRLSRADMRQRVERVAGLLDISSLLDRLPKQLSGGQRQRIA